From a single Pirellulaceae bacterium genomic region:
- a CDS encoding polysaccharide deacetylase family protein, whose amino-acid sequence MNSQQTCDRDRSVPEESHTQISRRRWFGQSAVAVAGGVMWRHSALLADVLPAKARIAITLDLEMARNFPTWEDKHWDYEKGNLNRAAKEYSVKAGQLVRQRGGRIHYFCVGSTLEQEDVRWLAGLAADGHPLGNHTYDHVNLLATRPADLQFRFQRSPWLIAGRQPLDVIRHNIRLTTEALKHRLGVDNRGFRTPGGFYKGLSEREDLQHMLLELGFTWVSSKYPPHLYTEPQVEPTEEIFDSIVAAQAEAQPFVYPSGLIEIPMSPISDIGGFRTGRWRLEWFLEAVGRAVQWTIDNRAVFDFLAHPSCLGVVDPECQTLKLICDLVERAGDRAQLVDLDQIAAEHQGLTSP is encoded by the coding sequence ATGAATAGTCAGCAGACTTGCGATCGTGATCGGTCAGTGCCCGAAGAAAGTCACACCCAGATATCGCGCCGCCGATGGTTTGGTCAAAGTGCAGTAGCGGTCGCTGGGGGTGTGATGTGGAGACACTCGGCGCTGCTAGCTGACGTGCTGCCAGCCAAAGCACGCATCGCCATCACTTTGGACTTGGAGATGGCTCGCAACTTTCCCACTTGGGAAGACAAGCATTGGGATTACGAAAAGGGAAACTTGAATCGAGCCGCCAAGGAGTATTCCGTCAAGGCTGGTCAACTGGTCAGGCAGCGAGGCGGACGGATTCATTATTTTTGTGTTGGTAGTACTCTGGAGCAGGAGGATGTCCGTTGGCTGGCTGGGCTAGCCGCCGATGGGCATCCGCTGGGCAATCACACTTACGATCACGTCAATCTTCTGGCGACGCGGCCGGCTGACCTGCAGTTTCGATTTCAGCGTTCCCCGTGGCTGATTGCTGGGCGTCAGCCGCTGGACGTCATTCGACACAATATCCGTCTGACGACCGAGGCGCTCAAGCACCGACTGGGCGTGGATAATCGCGGTTTTCGCACGCCCGGTGGGTTTTACAAAGGATTGTCCGAGCGCGAAGACTTGCAACACATGCTGTTGGAGTTGGGGTTTACTTGGGTCAGCAGCAAATACCCGCCGCACCTCTACACCGAACCACAAGTGGAACCCACCGAGGAGATTTTCGATAGCATCGTTGCGGCGCAGGCCGAGGCTCAACCATTCGTCTATCCGTCGGGGCTGATCGAAATACCGATGAGTCCCATCAGCGACATCGGTGGCTTCCGGACTGGCCGTTGGCGGTTGGAGTGGTTTCTGGAAGCTGTTGGTCGCGCGGTGCAGTGGACCATTGATAATCGCGCCGTCTTTGATTTCTTGGCGCACCCCTCCTGTTTGGGCGTGGTTGATCCTGAATGTCAAACGCTGAAGTTGATCTGCGACTTGGTCGAGCGGGCAGGTGATCGCGCGCAATTGGTGGATCTGGATCAAATCGCCGCTGAGCACCAGGGTTTGACAAGCCCATGA
- a CDS encoding c-type cytochrome, with protein sequence MLQYSGCHDYAQLTTASTAYGLCSQLRTPPTTTFLAGIVGCLLACSALVAQDRAAEAALRRMETVPELQVSLVASEPLVRQPVAIEFDDRGRLWVIQYLQYPNPEGLQRIEVDRYSRTKYDRVPEPPPHGPRGADRITILEDRDGDGVMDQGRDFVSGLNLASGLAFGHGGLFVLNVPYLLFYPDQDRDDQPDSDPQVLLAGFGMQDAHSVANSLCFGPDGWLYGCQGSTVTANIRGIEFQQGVWRYHPPTDRFELFCEGGGNSWGLDFDAIGELFYSTNYGGYVMLHGVQGGYFVKSFAKHGPLHNPFAYGYFEHVAHDNPQGGHVTSGGIVYQADALPARFRDQYIAADLLGHTIRWHNITAQASTVRTRDAGALLVSNDSWFAPCDVTVGPDGAVYVADWHDARTAHPDPDAQWDRSNGRIYRIAPPKCAQHEFDLADMTSDELIQLHDHANQFFVRRARQEMVRRGDRSASDQFRLRCLTSASQSVALESLWTLNSLGGFDEALAAQLLDSPHQAVRKWAVRLLGDWVFHEQLELSSELAHRLDHFAEVEQSIMVRQQLACTAARLPAHQALPVINANINRDIDFDDQRLPLLWWWAIEHHCNTGREEVMRRFVRPTLWNSRLGSQFLLPRLVRRYMAEGTQAGLDAVVRLLQAAPAAQLRTELWPSVLAGWQEQSSQQRDALRHAVVATHPLGQLVEKAWHSQPNDVTLTRLAIELGNATALEAIRSSAFDSDVAEPRRIELLRLLGQLKDQTQLFEALALLRSAISEALQLAVLEIVAHSEDPQVAPQLIDVLKNSRYAAISLRIVELLFSRRESAKQLLAEVQAGEIPADRIPLDQARRVALLGDPELPAIVVRYWGQLQAQSAGEILAEIRRLNNDLRAGTGHASAGQVVFRKHCASCHQLFGQGTKLGPDLTTANRQDHDFLLTSLVDPNYVIRTEYVNLIVHTVDGRVLSGLPVARDGTVITLADAQNQHIHVNLTEVEQMQASPVSMMPADLYKQLSPQELRDLFAYLQSTGP encoded by the coding sequence ATGTTACAGTATTCTGGGTGCCACGACTACGCTCAGCTGACGACCGCGTCCACAGCCTACGGCTTATGCTCACAACTGCGCACGCCCCCTACGACTACTTTCCTGGCTGGCATCGTGGGGTGTCTGTTGGCGTGCTCAGCGCTAGTGGCACAAGATCGTGCTGCGGAGGCTGCACTGCGCCGTATGGAAACCGTGCCAGAGCTGCAGGTATCGTTGGTGGCCAGCGAACCACTGGTAAGACAACCGGTGGCCATCGAGTTTGATGATCGCGGGCGACTGTGGGTCATTCAATACCTGCAATACCCTAATCCCGAGGGACTTCAGCGCATCGAAGTCGACCGCTATTCGCGCACCAAGTACGACCGGGTGCCCGAGCCCCCGCCGCATGGTCCACGCGGTGCGGATCGGATCACGATCCTGGAGGACAGGGACGGAGATGGCGTGATGGATCAGGGACGCGACTTTGTGTCTGGTCTGAATTTGGCCAGCGGATTGGCCTTTGGGCACGGCGGCCTGTTTGTGCTCAACGTGCCCTATCTGCTGTTCTATCCTGATCAAGATCGCGATGATCAACCCGACAGCGACCCCCAAGTATTGCTGGCCGGTTTCGGCATGCAGGACGCCCACAGCGTTGCCAATTCATTGTGTTTTGGTCCTGACGGCTGGCTGTACGGCTGCCAGGGCAGCACGGTCACTGCCAACATTCGCGGCATCGAGTTCCAGCAAGGCGTGTGGCGCTATCATCCGCCGACAGATCGTTTCGAATTGTTCTGCGAAGGCGGCGGAAATTCCTGGGGCTTGGATTTTGATGCTATCGGCGAACTGTTCTACAGCACCAACTACGGCGGCTACGTCATGCTGCATGGTGTCCAAGGCGGCTACTTTGTCAAATCGTTTGCCAAGCACGGCCCATTGCATAATCCGTTTGCGTATGGCTATTTCGAGCACGTGGCACATGATAATCCTCAGGGAGGGCATGTTACCTCTGGCGGCATTGTCTACCAGGCCGATGCATTGCCCGCGCGATTTCGGGATCAATACATTGCCGCTGATTTGCTGGGGCACACTATCCGCTGGCACAACATCACAGCCCAGGCATCGACTGTGCGGACTCGGGATGCCGGTGCTTTACTTGTTAGCAACGATTCTTGGTTTGCACCCTGCGACGTAACCGTTGGCCCTGACGGAGCCGTCTATGTCGCTGATTGGCATGACGCGCGCACCGCCCATCCAGACCCGGATGCACAATGGGATCGCTCCAATGGTCGCATCTATCGGATCGCGCCCCCCAAGTGTGCACAACATGAATTCGACCTGGCAGACATGACCAGCGACGAACTGATCCAACTGCATGACCACGCCAATCAATTCTTCGTGCGCCGCGCCAGGCAGGAAATGGTTCGGCGCGGTGACCGATCGGCCAGCGACCAGTTCCGTCTTCGTTGCCTGACCAGCGCTTCGCAGTCGGTGGCGCTGGAGTCATTGTGGACCTTGAATTCGCTGGGCGGCTTTGACGAAGCGCTGGCCGCGCAGCTATTGGACAGCCCCCACCAAGCGGTCCGCAAATGGGCCGTGCGCCTGCTGGGCGATTGGGTGTTTCACGAACAATTAGAATTGTCCAGCGAGTTGGCTCATCGGCTGGATCATTTCGCCGAGGTTGAGCAGTCGATTATGGTTCGCCAACAACTGGCCTGTACCGCTGCGCGCTTGCCGGCGCATCAAGCCTTGCCCGTAATCAACGCCAACATCAATCGCGATATCGACTTTGACGACCAGCGGCTGCCGTTGCTGTGGTGGTGGGCCATCGAACATCATTGCAACACTGGCCGCGAAGAAGTCATGCGGCGATTTGTTCGGCCTACATTGTGGAATTCGCGACTGGGCAGCCAATTTCTGTTGCCTCGACTGGTTCGACGATATATGGCCGAAGGCACGCAGGCAGGACTGGATGCCGTGGTGCGTTTACTGCAGGCCGCTCCCGCTGCCCAGCTTCGTACCGAGCTGTGGCCGTCGGTGTTGGCCGGCTGGCAAGAGCAGTCCAGCCAGCAGCGCGATGCATTGCGTCACGCGGTCGTAGCGACGCATCCGCTGGGTCAGCTGGTGGAGAAGGCCTGGCATTCCCAGCCTAACGATGTGACGTTAACTAGATTGGCCATCGAGTTGGGAAATGCCACGGCGCTGGAGGCCATTCGCTCGTCAGCGTTTGATTCAGATGTTGCCGAACCGCGCCGCATCGAGCTGCTGAGACTGCTCGGACAACTGAAAGATCAAACTCAACTATTTGAGGCGCTGGCTCTATTGCGGTCAGCCATTTCCGAGGCATTGCAACTGGCGGTTCTGGAAATAGTCGCCCACAGTGAAGATCCTCAGGTCGCGCCGCAGTTGATAGATGTGTTGAAGAATTCCAGATACGCGGCGATTTCCCTGCGAATCGTCGAGCTTTTATTCAGTCGCCGTGAATCTGCTAAGCAACTGTTGGCTGAGGTTCAGGCCGGAGAGATTCCAGCGGACAGGATTCCGCTAGATCAGGCGCGGCGAGTCGCTTTGTTGGGCGATCCGGAGCTGCCAGCGATCGTAGTACGATACTGGGGCCAGTTGCAGGCGCAGTCGGCTGGTGAAATTCTGGCTGAGATTCGGCGATTGAACAATGATTTGCGGGCCGGCACGGGTCACGCAAGCGCCGGTCAGGTCGTCTTTAGGAAGCATTGTGCAAGTTGTCATCAGTTGTTTGGCCAAGGAACAAAACTCGGCCCAGACCTGACCACCGCCAATCGCCAAGACCACGACTTCTTGTTGACCAGTCTGGTGGACCCAAATTACGTGATTCGCACCGAGTACGTTAACCTGATCGTACATACCGTGGATGGTCGAGTGCTCAGCGGCTTGCCCGTAGCCCGTGATGGCACCGTCATCACCTTAGCCGATGCGCAGAATCAACACATCCACGTGAATCTGACCGAAGTCGAGCAGATGCAGGCTTCCCCCGTATCCATGATGCCAGCCGACTTGTACAAGCAGCTGTCACCTCAGGAGCTACGCGACCTGTTTGCTTACCTTCAGAGCACAGGGCCGTAG
- a CDS encoding CPBP family intramembrane metalloprotease, which translates to MNSDRSLADGSSPRLPGTVDVPLAMPPKFSWLQQNELISKELRETLRDRRTLVTLLVMPLLLYPLLGLGFRFLAWQQWSVTRPEYIVALQSDPQAQWLANELSVGQRLIQESSADTRDNLSTETVGDAIPEHATEPSRASEPRAEVKIRVPRGAEEVHLPQLVREGVVDLGVRIEGSMVELSQELAGDRSVTVEMLENSQSLTSRRAAEYVSRCLEISSRERVRRWAVQRQADFQLPIRQLRTNVAVGQQTSAILGLLPLVLLLMTVTGGVYPAIDLTAGERERHTLEMLVTLPIPTWRLLLAKYVAVVTVTLLTGCANLMAMSLTLYALGLDRELLGPGGMTWLLTAKLFLALSALAFFYAAVLLSLTSSARSFKEAQAYLIPLLLLSIVPGMVILLPGWNLNYVTAGLPLVNILLLVRETLEGGALPGPAALALVLTVLYAVLALSLAARWFAADAVAVGSRGSWKDLLRSPPEVRRFPSTSLALVGLAMLLPAYFLASGMLSRDVSASAMNRLMMSAGLTVALFLGLPVLLLRWQRVALCGGLGLTKASSMQLLGGLMLGIAAWPWVFELTVASQWLARGLGWPALDQSSLEMVNRLLASWQQLPLAALMIALGMIPGVCEEIFFRGFLFAGLRRSLNPLPTVLITAVIFGLFHLVLAGAVAPERLIPSTLLGLVLGWVRWRSGSLLPGMVMHAVNNSCVLALARFQDKLQGWGLESNAVDAHLPTLWLGIAAVLFILGILMVRSMEPAWAGKEDN; encoded by the coding sequence ATGAACTCTGATCGGTCACTTGCCGATGGCTCCAGCCCACGATTGCCCGGGACTGTCGATGTTCCGCTGGCCATGCCTCCCAAGTTCTCGTGGCTACAGCAGAACGAGCTGATTTCCAAGGAGTTGCGAGAGACGTTGCGCGACCGCCGGACGCTGGTCACTCTCCTGGTCATGCCGCTGCTGCTGTACCCGTTGTTGGGACTGGGATTTCGGTTTCTTGCTTGGCAGCAGTGGTCGGTGACTCGGCCCGAATATATTGTGGCTCTCCAGTCCGATCCGCAGGCCCAATGGCTGGCTAATGAACTGAGCGTTGGCCAGCGATTGATCCAAGAGTCTTCAGCTGACACACGCGACAACCTTTCGACCGAGACTGTTGGAGATGCAATACCCGAACACGCCACCGAACCTTCACGTGCCAGCGAGCCAAGGGCGGAAGTCAAAATCCGCGTGCCTCGTGGCGCAGAGGAAGTTCATCTTCCGCAGTTGGTTCGCGAAGGGGTAGTAGATTTAGGAGTTCGTATCGAGGGCAGCATGGTCGAATTATCACAGGAATTGGCGGGCGATCGCTCGGTGACTGTCGAAATGCTGGAGAATAGTCAATCGTTGACTAGTCGCCGCGCCGCCGAATATGTTTCCAGATGCTTGGAGATCAGTTCCCGGGAACGAGTCAGACGTTGGGCAGTTCAGCGACAAGCCGATTTTCAATTACCGATCCGACAGCTCAGGACAAATGTAGCTGTCGGCCAGCAGACGTCAGCGATCCTGGGCTTGTTGCCGCTGGTCTTGCTGCTGATGACTGTCACCGGTGGCGTTTACCCGGCAATCGACTTGACGGCCGGCGAACGCGAGCGACATACCTTGGAAATGCTCGTGACGCTTCCCATCCCCACCTGGAGGTTGCTGTTGGCCAAGTATGTGGCGGTGGTCACGGTCACGCTGCTGACAGGTTGCGCGAATCTAATGGCCATGTCGTTGACATTGTATGCGCTGGGCTTAGACCGAGAGCTGCTGGGGCCAGGTGGGATGACATGGCTCTTAACGGCAAAATTATTTCTGGCCTTGTCTGCATTGGCATTTTTTTACGCCGCCGTGTTGCTGAGTCTGACCAGTTCGGCTCGCAGTTTCAAGGAAGCTCAGGCCTACCTGATTCCGCTGTTGCTGCTGTCGATTGTGCCCGGCATGGTAATCTTACTGCCCGGCTGGAATCTGAACTATGTTACGGCGGGATTGCCCTTGGTGAATATACTGCTGTTGGTTCGAGAAACGTTAGAGGGTGGAGCCCTACCCGGTCCGGCCGCGTTGGCGTTGGTTCTAACTGTGCTGTATGCAGTTTTGGCGCTGAGTTTAGCTGCGCGCTGGTTTGCGGCAGATGCCGTCGCTGTTGGTAGTCGAGGAAGTTGGAAGGACCTGCTGCGCTCGCCGCCGGAAGTGAGAAGGTTTCCGTCCACCTCGCTAGCCCTCGTTGGCCTGGCCATGTTGTTGCCGGCTTACTTTTTGGCATCTGGGATGTTGTCGCGAGACGTGAGCGCGTCAGCGATGAACCGCTTGATGATGTCAGCCGGATTGACGGTCGCGCTGTTCCTGGGCTTACCGGTGCTGTTGTTGCGCTGGCAACGGGTTGCGTTGTGCGGCGGACTGGGTCTGACAAAGGCCAGTTCAATGCAATTGCTCGGCGGTCTGATGTTGGGAATCGCGGCTTGGCCGTGGGTGTTTGAGTTGACCGTTGCCAGTCAGTGGCTAGCCCGGGGGCTGGGATGGCCTGCGCTGGATCAGTCCAGTCTAGAAATGGTCAACCGGCTGTTAGCGAGTTGGCAGCAACTGCCACTGGCGGCGCTGATGATAGCACTAGGCATGATCCCCGGAGTTTGTGAAGAAATCTTCTTTCGAGGCTTTCTATTTGCCGGGCTCCGCCGCAGCCTCAATCCGTTGCCTACCGTGCTGATAACGGCCGTAATCTTCGGACTGTTCCACCTGGTATTGGCCGGAGCAGTTGCGCCTGAACGCTTAATTCCAAGTACCCTGTTGGGATTGGTGTTGGGCTGGGTTCGCTGGCGAAGCGGTAGTCTACTGCCTGGAATGGTGATGCACGCCGTGAACAACTCATGTGTGCTGGCGCTGGCTCGATTTCAAGACAAACTGCAGGGCTGGGGGCTGGAGAGCAATGCAGTTGATGCCCATCTGCCCACATTGTGGCTGGGAATTGCAGCGGTCCTGTTTATACTTGGGATTCTAATGGTCCGGTCGATGGAACCAGCATGGGCTGGAAAAGAGGACAACTAA
- a CDS encoding Nramp family divalent metal transporter, producing MKDAGTKFEHRHWYQRIGPGLITACVVIGPGSVMTSSTVGAKYGMQMLWVVVAAAGLMMLFMSLGAKLGAVAQATPAELIRRQAGRPLAVFVGLAVLLTAALFQSGNNIGVAAAFEGFVQSKTIVAGLLVVFNALAIAFLFAFKHMYRMLERVMTTFVALMLVSFAINLIWLRPDPWAMASGLVPSLAHIDFASNLLPLLGLVGTTFVVTAAYYQAYLVRQKGWQVQDLSSGLLDARISALVLSLITIMLMTTAAVAFHQQSQSDPTFKLTSPAAIGLGLQATFGEASRVIFCVGLFSAAYSSFLINSMIGGFMAADGLGWDIADNARGAKLLTTAVLLMGLVVGMAVVLLRFDRTPMIIVAQAVTVVIAPLVAIILVWLTASRTVMGRYANGWATNVVSVFGCIVLLAMAYKTAAIDLPALIFRAQ from the coding sequence ATGAAGGATGCGGGAACTAAGTTTGAGCACCGGCACTGGTACCAAAGGATTGGTCCAGGGCTGATTACGGCTTGCGTTGTCATCGGACCGGGCAGCGTGATGACCAGCTCAACGGTTGGTGCCAAATATGGCATGCAGATGTTGTGGGTTGTCGTGGCTGCGGCGGGGCTGATGATGTTGTTTATGTCGTTGGGAGCCAAGTTAGGTGCAGTAGCTCAGGCGACACCGGCTGAACTAATCCGCAGGCAGGCGGGTCGACCGCTGGCGGTCTTCGTGGGTTTGGCCGTATTGCTGACGGCGGCGTTGTTCCAGTCAGGAAATAACATCGGAGTCGCAGCGGCCTTCGAGGGGTTTGTTCAGTCCAAGACGATCGTGGCTGGTTTGTTGGTCGTGTTTAACGCTCTGGCCATCGCCTTCTTGTTTGCGTTTAAGCATATGTACCGCATGTTGGAACGCGTCATGACCACCTTTGTTGCACTCATGCTCGTGTCCTTCGCCATTAATTTGATTTGGCTCCGGCCCGATCCCTGGGCGATGGCTAGTGGTCTAGTGCCTTCGCTGGCCCACATCGACTTTGCCAGTAATTTATTGCCTCTGTTGGGCCTAGTGGGCACGACCTTTGTTGTCACAGCAGCTTACTATCAAGCGTACCTCGTGCGGCAAAAAGGCTGGCAAGTGCAGGATCTTTCCAGCGGACTTCTGGATGCCAGGATAAGCGCTCTCGTGTTGTCGCTGATCACGATCATGCTGATGACCACGGCAGCAGTTGCCTTTCACCAGCAGTCTCAGAGCGACCCGACATTCAAATTGACAAGTCCAGCGGCCATTGGTTTGGGGCTGCAAGCTACGTTCGGCGAGGCCTCGCGGGTGATCTTCTGCGTCGGACTTTTCTCAGCCGCCTATTCGTCGTTCCTCATCAATTCGATGATTGGTGGCTTTATGGCTGCAGATGGTTTGGGCTGGGATATCGCGGACAATGCACGTGGCGCTAAGCTGCTGACGACAGCGGTCTTGTTAATGGGACTAGTGGTGGGTATGGCCGTAGTTCTGCTGAGATTTGATCGCACGCCAATGATCATTGTGGCTCAGGCGGTCACCGTCGTAATCGCTCCACTGGTGGCCATCATCTTAGTGTGGCTGACCGCCTCGCGGACAGTCATGGGGCGTTACGCCAACGGCTGGGCCACGAACGTCGTGTCAGTATTCGGCTGTATCGTTCTGCTGGCAATGGCCTACAAGACTGCGGCCATCGATCTGCCGGCCTTGATTTTTCGGGCGCAATAG
- the hisI gene encoding phosphoribosyl-AMP cyclohydrolase: MANKHQTDQSCEQPSAGGGNASDATLHARQSIEQVEEGNQLAPKFDSQGLIPCVTTDYDSGELLMHGYMNAEALQQTIRLGQAVYYSRSRKALWHKGATSGLVQHVCEMRIDDDQDCVWLRVQVQGSGASCHVGYRSCFYRRVPVGNQRGQGEALVFTESEKVFDPQQVYGDAPNPTQL; this comes from the coding sequence ATGGCCAACAAACATCAAACCGATCAATCCTGCGAACAGCCCTCCGCCGGCGGCGGAAACGCCAGCGATGCGACGCTTCATGCGCGGCAGTCGATAGAGCAGGTGGAAGAAGGCAACCAGCTTGCGCCCAAATTCGATAGCCAGGGCCTGATTCCTTGCGTGACGACCGACTACGACAGCGGTGAATTGCTGATGCACGGCTACATGAATGCAGAAGCCTTGCAGCAGACGATTCGCCTGGGGCAAGCCGTTTATTACAGCCGATCGCGCAAGGCACTGTGGCACAAAGGCGCAACCAGCGGGCTCGTGCAACACGTTTGTGAAATGCGCATCGACGACGACCAGGACTGTGTTTGGTTGCGAGTTCAGGTTCAGGGCAGTGGCGCCAGTTGCCACGTCGGCTATCGTTCCTGTTTCTATCGCCGCGTGCCGGTGGGTAACCAGCGCGGTCAAGGAGAGGCACTGGTTTTTACTGAATCTGAGAAGGTTTTTGATCCTCAGCAAGTCTACGGTGATGCCCCCAATCCCACGCAGCTTTAA
- a CDS encoding ABC transporter ATP-binding protein, translating to MICVQHLSKSYGTDVQALDDVSFSVPPGVTYGLLGPNGAGKTTTLRILMGLLSPTTGQASIAGCPVSAQILQTKSLIGLMSASAGLYQWLTPREVLRYFAVGYGLSAQQAAQRIELLAQMMEIQPFMDRRCATLSTGQAQRVQLARALVHDPPVVLLDEPTRGLDVVGAKTVFDYVLRLKQMNKAIIVSTHQLDEAERLCDRYGLLHRGRLKCEGTLAELQQQTGQATLVDMFLNFLSQDTADPSGLRNS from the coding sequence ATGATCTGTGTCCAGCATTTGTCGAAAAGCTACGGAACTGACGTCCAGGCGCTGGACGATGTTTCGTTTAGTGTGCCTCCCGGTGTGACCTACGGCTTGCTGGGTCCCAACGGAGCCGGAAAAACTACTACGCTACGCATTTTGATGGGGTTGTTGTCGCCCACGACTGGTCAAGCCAGCATCGCCGGCTGTCCAGTCTCCGCTCAAATTCTGCAGACCAAAAGTCTAATTGGTTTGATGTCCGCCAGCGCCGGATTGTACCAATGGTTAACGCCACGAGAGGTGTTGCGTTACTTTGCGGTGGGCTATGGATTATCTGCTCAACAGGCCGCACAAAGAATTGAGTTGCTTGCCCAGATGATGGAAATTCAACCATTCATGGACCGCCGCTGTGCCACGCTCAGCACCGGCCAAGCGCAGCGCGTCCAGCTTGCGCGAGCGCTAGTGCACGACCCGCCCGTCGTACTGCTGGATGAACCCACGCGCGGCTTGGATGTCGTGGGGGCCAAGACGGTCTTCGATTACGTTCTACGCCTCAAGCAAATGAACAAGGCGATCATCGTTAGTACGCATCAGTTGGATGAAGCCGAGCGATTATGTGATCGCTATGGACTGTTGCATCGTGGGCGGTTGAAATGTGAAGGCACTTTGGCCGAACTGCAACAGCAAACGGGCCAGGCGACGCTCGTCGATATGTTTCTAAATTTCCTGTCGCAAGACACTGCTGACCCGAGCGGCTTACGAAATTCCTGA
- a CDS encoding isochorismatase family protein: MLRIAIVLELSLVLTCCVSMVQAQPASTDKPRVYHNRLQRIENPQPLLADYPEFFEPVKELVHYEAPAIVVDKDADLQVRAWRFSYNARGIIEMPNHLQASKTAVIMVHPWGIDDGQGWNTPEPAGVADFCTPDKNHLAAEHTRRVIRPFINRLRPNVGLVLYSLRGDKDPIRAKLYRSLSHTPSPQERQAGARELTEKLSSFQYRGQPLIDQMELSSTQPVIDYFRQFPGLDAGARYNNAGFWDLPTPVTSDVDVHENDVVLYDAEGYPALRDFLKQQGIRHVLLTGYATDMCFCRTTAGYENLSTDFNVFLVGDASLATFPANASPRFAVNAAISYAALNQLVTQVSWVKLTNEVPHE; the protein is encoded by the coding sequence ATGTTGCGAATAGCGATAGTTCTTGAGTTGAGTCTGGTGCTGACGTGCTGCGTCTCGATGGTGCAGGCGCAACCGGCCAGTACTGACAAGCCGCGCGTCTATCATAATCGGTTACAGCGCATCGAGAATCCTCAGCCGTTGCTGGCTGACTATCCGGAATTTTTCGAGCCCGTGAAGGAACTAGTGCATTACGAAGCACCGGCCATCGTCGTCGATAAAGATGCTGACTTGCAGGTTCGGGCCTGGCGGTTTTCGTATAACGCTCGAGGCATTATCGAAATGCCCAATCATCTGCAGGCTTCCAAGACGGCTGTGATTATGGTGCATCCCTGGGGAATCGATGATGGCCAGGGGTGGAATACGCCCGAGCCAGCGGGCGTGGCTGACTTTTGCACTCCGGACAAGAACCATCTGGCGGCGGAGCATACCCGACGAGTCATCCGACCGTTCATTAATCGTTTGCGGCCCAACGTAGGGCTGGTGTTGTACAGTTTGCGCGGCGACAAAGATCCGATTCGTGCCAAGCTGTATCGATCGCTGTCACATACGCCCAGCCCGCAGGAGCGCCAGGCTGGCGCGCGGGAGTTAACCGAAAAACTGAGCAGTTTTCAGTATCGCGGTCAGCCGCTGATCGACCAAATGGAACTATCCAGCACTCAGCCGGTGATCGACTACTTTCGTCAATTTCCCGGACTGGACGCGGGAGCGCGCTACAACAACGCTGGCTTTTGGGATCTGCCGACGCCCGTCACGAGCGACGTCGATGTGCACGAGAACGATGTCGTGCTATATGACGCCGAGGGCTATCCCGCGCTGCGAGACTTTCTGAAGCAGCAGGGCATTCGGCATGTCTTGTTGACCGGTTATGCCACGGACATGTGTTTTTGCCGCACCACGGCCGGCTACGAAAATCTGTCCACCGACTTTAACGTGTTCTTGGTAGGTGACGCTTCTCTAGCCACCTTCCCCGCTAACGCCTCACCGCGCTTTGCGGTTAATGCCGCCATTTCCTATGCGGCCTTGAATCAATTGGTCACCCAGGTTTCGTGGGTAAAGCTGACCAACGAGGTGCCCCATGAATAG